A window from Cryobacterium sp. SO1 encodes these proteins:
- a CDS encoding DUF58 domain-containing protein translates to MSSRRPRLLQAVTPLGWSVAGCAAALLGAGYGLGWAELTAIGWAAAVLVLGALAHLFGRSAHDITLSLPVDRVVAGERVPGQVDVRNRTGRRLAAVTVQVPVGAGLAEFPMPSLAAHSGIDEVFVVPTARRGIIPIGPVHTVRADPVGLVRLETVLTQQVELYVHPRTIAIPSMSQGFVRDLEGQPTRDLTASDVAFHALREYQSGDERRSIHWKSTAKTGRLMVRQYEQTRRSHLLVALSLASGDFADEEEFELAVSAAGSLGVRAIRDARTVSVLTSAGPLNTLTGTRLLDGLSGVELAPGVTDLRALSRQAAAGVAGLSVVFLLCGSSTPLAALRASAAGFPLGVEVVAVICDPGARPGLRRAGGLSLVTIGFLDDLQQTLARGAAA, encoded by the coding sequence ATGTCCTCTAGACGACCCCGGCTGCTCCAAGCGGTGACACCGCTCGGCTGGAGCGTGGCCGGATGCGCAGCCGCGCTGCTCGGCGCCGGCTACGGTCTGGGCTGGGCCGAACTGACCGCGATCGGCTGGGCCGCCGCCGTCCTGGTGCTCGGCGCGCTCGCGCACCTGTTCGGCCGGAGCGCCCATGACATCACGTTGAGCCTGCCCGTCGACAGGGTCGTCGCGGGGGAGCGGGTGCCCGGCCAGGTCGACGTGCGGAACCGGACGGGCCGCCGCCTGGCCGCCGTGACCGTCCAGGTGCCGGTGGGCGCCGGGCTGGCCGAGTTCCCGATGCCGTCGCTGGCCGCGCACAGCGGAATCGACGAGGTGTTCGTCGTGCCCACCGCACGCCGGGGCATCATCCCGATCGGGCCGGTGCACACGGTACGGGCCGATCCGGTGGGGCTGGTGCGCCTGGAGACCGTGCTCACCCAGCAGGTCGAGCTGTATGTGCACCCGCGCACCATCGCCATCCCGAGCATGAGCCAGGGTTTCGTGCGTGACCTCGAGGGGCAACCCACCCGCGACCTCACCGCCAGCGACGTGGCGTTCCACGCGCTGCGCGAGTATCAGAGCGGTGACGAGAGGCGCAGCATCCATTGGAAGAGCACCGCCAAGACCGGCCGGCTGATGGTGCGCCAGTACGAGCAGACCCGGCGCAGCCACCTGCTGGTGGCCCTGAGCCTGGCGTCGGGCGACTTCGCTGACGAGGAGGAATTCGAGCTCGCCGTGAGCGCGGCCGGCTCCCTGGGTGTCCGCGCGATCCGCGATGCGCGCACGGTGTCGGTGCTGACGAGCGCCGGCCCGCTGAACACCCTCACCGGCACCCGGCTGTTGGACGGGTTGAGTGGCGTGGAGCTGGCACCCGGCGTCACCGACCTGCGCGCACTGTCCAGGCAGGCCGCCGCGGGGGTCGCCGGGCTGTCCGTGGTCTTCCTGCTCTGCGGGTCGTCAACACCGTTGGCCGCACTGCGCGCGTCGGCGGCGGGATTCCCGCTCGGGGTCGAGGTCGTCGCCGTCATCTGCGACCCGGGCGCCCGGCCGGGCCTCCGCCGGGCCGGCGGCCTGAGCCTCGTCACCATCGGCTTCCTCGACGACCTGCAGCAGACCCTGGCGAGGGGGGCCGCGGCATGA
- a CDS encoding MoxR family ATPase, with translation MSIEEAGQFATLFDRLVRGVEEVVLGKQHVIRLAFTALFSEGHLLLEDVPGTGKTSLARAIAQSVRGTNNRVQFTPDLLPGDITGVSIFDQRTATFEFHRGPVFANIVLADEINRASPKTQAALLEVMEEGQVTADGVTHKVAGPFMVIATQNPIEQAGTYRLPEAQLDRFLMKTSIGYPDQAATVRILEGAGRRAHDSRVAPVLSAESVVEVAALARTVFVDATINDYVARLVDATRNSPEVRLGASVRGALALIRTAKTFAASQGRHYVTPDDVKALAEPVLAHRLLLDAEAEFDGVTASSVIGRILVETPPPRSGQDQRADVL, from the coding sequence ATGAGCATCGAGGAGGCCGGCCAGTTCGCGACCCTGTTCGACCGGCTGGTGCGCGGCGTCGAGGAGGTCGTCCTCGGCAAACAGCACGTGATCAGGTTGGCGTTCACCGCCCTGTTCAGCGAGGGACACCTGCTCCTGGAGGATGTGCCAGGCACCGGGAAGACCTCGCTGGCCCGCGCCATCGCGCAGAGCGTGCGCGGCACCAACAACCGGGTGCAATTCACCCCTGACCTGCTGCCTGGCGACATCACCGGTGTGAGCATCTTCGACCAGCGCACCGCGACCTTCGAATTCCACCGCGGGCCGGTGTTCGCCAACATCGTGCTGGCCGATGAGATCAACCGGGCCAGCCCCAAGACCCAGGCGGCGCTGCTGGAGGTCATGGAGGAGGGCCAGGTCACCGCCGACGGCGTCACCCACAAGGTCGCCGGCCCGTTCATGGTGATCGCCACCCAGAACCCGATCGAGCAGGCCGGCACCTACCGGCTGCCGGAGGCCCAACTGGACCGGTTCCTGATGAAGACGTCGATCGGATACCCGGACCAGGCCGCCACTGTGCGGATCCTGGAGGGCGCCGGCCGGCGGGCCCACGACAGCCGGGTGGCGCCGGTGCTCTCGGCCGAGTCCGTCGTCGAAGTGGCCGCGCTGGCCCGGACAGTGTTCGTCGACGCGACCATCAACGACTACGTCGCACGGCTCGTGGATGCCACCCGCAACAGCCCCGAGGTGCGCCTGGGCGCCAGCGTGCGCGGCGCCCTCGCCCTCATCCGCACGGCCAAGACCTTTGCGGCGTCCCAGGGCCGGCACTACGTCACCCCCGACGACGTGAAGGCCCTCGCCGAACCCGTGCTGGCACACCGGCTGCTGCTGGACGCCGAAGCCGAATTCGACGGGGTCACCGCCTCGAGCGTGATCGGCCGGATCCTGGTCGAGACGCCGCCACCGCGGAGCGGACAGGACCAGCGGGCGGATGTCCTCTAG
- a CDS encoding Ig-like domain-containing protein, with the protein MIRRWLATRRSVFASITGGTLVTALVVTVAVVSGGYTTQKIDLGDAAVWVGSETRQLVGRVNTELAELNTVVPVESGRTAVVQDGSTVLVVDGGNGTLDILDPATATLTDSVALPPDAPEVRLAGGLAAISADGDLWTADTADLAAFDSTVDPALALGAGTLFSLDAAGVLFAFTPATKALVRIDPERPGTVAETASVPAGEPTDGYQLSQVNGSWALLNTTTGILHLPDRAVDLSAGLTELPRLQEPAVSGDRVLIAHSTGLLGVPLDGGAPTELLAGDAAAGAPAAPSQNGRCAYAAWADGTAWQACGIGSPAGSTATLAGVAGDARLEYRQNGTRLLLNDAHNGTAWNVQQGNELIDNWDDLIDPVSDQQETTTSTDDTPPDYEDTQVPPVAIDDEFGARPGRTVTLPVLLNDYDPNDDVLVIDSADLPPAGQGRIDLVSSNQQLQLTLTPEAAGSFSFGYSLSDGRGGTADATVTVTIRSPDENAAPQQVRQTRAIVAAGGSVESQVLGDWIDPDGDPFYLTIATAAAPDTATSTPAGAVLFTDAGDGGDTAQVGLTVSDGSLTGTGTLDITVRQAGSVPIVADGFAVRTTVGREVTVAPLEHSRGGTGPLRLGAVPDKPGVRIAADFTGGTFRFSSDAVGVHYLDYAVTDGASTVTGRIRVDVDPAPDSPGRPITVPHTAFLRSQQPTVIDVLATDIDPAGGVLLVTGSSNVPAGSGLTVEILDQHLIRVTLTRPLESGTTSFDYTVSNGLASATGTVTVIQIPAATTRQPPVAAPDSVSVRVGDTIDIPVLANDEHPDGDPLTLDPVLSTPLPAGAGLLFASGRVLRYLAPAGTGNFTAVYRVNAPDGQFANAEVHISVRETDAATNNPPLPPTVTARVLAGDTVRIQIPLTGIDPDGDSVQLLGQETNPDKGTVTAVDADSLSYRAGDYSAGTDTFTYAVIDALGARATGTVRVGISPRPDGARNPVAVPDEVTVRPGSRVSVRVLGNDSDPDGGTLNITAVEATGAGGAGDGGSGPAVIDGNVIVVRAPNAAGRYGFVYEIQNERGGTGSAFLTVVVAADAPLARPEAADTRLRLSDVLGRKTVDVDVLARVFFAEGSATALTLAVLPGYDGTATVTDSARIRVTVTKTSQIIPFSVTHPRDPEIVGYAFVWVPGTDDALPQLRAGAAKLVVASEATLDIDINDYVVAVGDKTVQLTDRNTVRATHANGAELATGARTLAFTSADQYFGPASISFEVTDGANATDPAGRTATIVLPITVTPRENQPPAFDGAVIDFEPGQSKVIDLAKLTSYPYPEDRDELAFTVLDPLPTGFGQTLNGSLLTVNALEGTPKGSTSSLTIGVRDDLSTGKAGRIELRVVASTRPLALPATDAAIVPRGSSTVIDVLANDGATNPFPAVALRVLAVRGLDAAGLPAGVSITPSADSSRLTVRVSADAQPTDTTLQYQVADATNDPDRYTWGTVRVSVQDVPDAVTGLRATGFADGRITVAFNPGAANNSPLTGYQLTLSDAASGRPLGSTVCAATSCTLATPGNGQDNAVRVSVAAQNGIGTATAATFAAPVWSDVIPTAPTGLTAVPDDGALLLGWDVVQPAGGGTGIRGYQVSVGGVAQREVSATGSACGAARCTLRVDGLANGSSVGYTVSARNDAYPALSTWNSAAAAGTPYGAAQAGGITATATNASGAVTVSWDGFADRGDAIGGYFVQRINGGSVPTGAQACSVSTPAPGTLTAPAVGGVVLDQKTVPAGGRSVVFDGLLADDGSYSFVVWGYNRAGCAATAVTTVLVRPAPGAISQVQGAMEQRGETWDYHLTGVGPSAGVDHYNIRAADGSGSVQRFGSSAWPRELLGLPFGSAVAFQLQACTVWGSCGPWSGTTTAPEPSVSFTVTGLAYDGAAGRFSWTDAPRNGSLPATFVCSVAGQAVTPADSATTCTLPGPLPGSGTVLLTVTVNERTFDYSRPIPTKAITP; encoded by the coding sequence GTGATCCGCCGCTGGCTGGCCACACGCCGTTCCGTCTTCGCCTCCATCACCGGCGGAACCCTGGTCACCGCACTCGTGGTCACCGTCGCGGTGGTCTCCGGCGGCTACACCACCCAGAAGATCGATCTGGGCGACGCCGCCGTCTGGGTGGGCAGCGAAACCCGGCAGCTGGTGGGCCGGGTCAACACCGAGCTCGCCGAGCTGAACACCGTCGTCCCGGTCGAATCCGGGCGCACCGCGGTGGTGCAGGACGGCAGCACGGTGCTCGTGGTCGACGGCGGCAACGGCACCCTCGACATCCTCGACCCGGCCACTGCCACGCTCACCGACAGCGTGGCGCTGCCACCGGATGCCCCCGAGGTGCGATTGGCGGGCGGCCTCGCAGCGATCTCGGCCGACGGTGACCTCTGGACGGCGGACACCGCCGACCTGGCCGCCTTCGACAGCACCGTGGACCCTGCCCTCGCGCTGGGCGCCGGCACCCTGTTCAGCCTCGATGCCGCCGGCGTGCTGTTCGCGTTCACCCCGGCCACTAAGGCTCTTGTGCGTATCGACCCGGAGCGCCCCGGCACCGTGGCCGAGACGGCGAGCGTGCCGGCCGGGGAGCCCACCGACGGCTACCAGCTCAGCCAGGTGAACGGCAGCTGGGCCCTGCTGAACACGACCACCGGCATCCTGCACCTGCCCGACCGGGCCGTCGACCTCTCGGCAGGCCTGACCGAGCTGCCCCGCCTGCAGGAGCCGGCGGTGTCCGGCGACAGGGTGCTGATCGCCCACAGCACCGGACTGCTCGGTGTGCCCCTGGACGGCGGCGCGCCCACCGAACTGCTCGCCGGCGACGCTGCCGCCGGCGCCCCTGCCGCGCCCAGCCAGAACGGGCGCTGTGCCTACGCGGCCTGGGCGGACGGCACCGCCTGGCAGGCCTGCGGCATCGGCTCGCCGGCCGGAAGCACCGCAACCCTCGCCGGCGTCGCAGGCGACGCCCGCCTGGAGTACCGGCAGAACGGCACCCGGCTGCTGCTCAACGACGCCCACAACGGCACCGCCTGGAACGTGCAGCAGGGCAACGAACTCATCGACAACTGGGACGACCTCATCGACCCGGTCTCCGACCAGCAGGAGACGACGACAAGCACCGACGACACCCCGCCGGACTACGAGGACACCCAGGTGCCTCCGGTCGCGATCGACGACGAGTTCGGTGCCCGCCCCGGTCGCACGGTCACCCTGCCGGTGCTGCTGAACGACTACGACCCGAACGACGATGTCCTGGTGATCGACTCGGCCGACCTGCCGCCGGCCGGCCAGGGCCGGATCGACCTGGTCTCTAGCAACCAGCAACTGCAGCTCACCCTCACCCCGGAGGCCGCGGGCAGCTTCAGCTTCGGCTATTCGCTCAGCGACGGCCGCGGCGGCACGGCGGACGCCACCGTCACCGTCACGATCCGCAGTCCGGACGAGAATGCCGCCCCACAACAGGTTCGCCAGACCCGCGCCATCGTCGCGGCTGGCGGCAGCGTCGAGTCTCAGGTGCTCGGCGACTGGATCGACCCGGACGGCGACCCGTTCTACCTCACCATCGCCACGGCCGCGGCACCGGACACCGCCACGTCCACCCCGGCCGGCGCCGTGCTGTTCACGGATGCCGGCGACGGCGGGGACACCGCCCAGGTGGGCCTCACCGTCTCGGACGGCAGCCTCACCGGAACCGGCACCCTGGACATCACGGTGCGACAGGCTGGCAGTGTGCCCATCGTCGCCGACGGTTTCGCCGTGCGCACCACGGTCGGCAGGGAGGTCACCGTCGCGCCGCTGGAGCATTCCCGCGGCGGCACCGGGCCGCTCCGCCTGGGCGCCGTGCCCGACAAGCCCGGCGTGAGGATCGCGGCAGACTTCACCGGCGGAACCTTCAGGTTCTCCAGCGACGCCGTCGGTGTGCACTACCTGGACTACGCGGTGACCGACGGGGCGAGCACCGTGACCGGGCGGATCCGGGTCGACGTAGACCCAGCCCCCGACAGCCCGGGCCGGCCCATCACGGTGCCGCACACGGCCTTCCTGCGCTCCCAGCAGCCCACCGTCATCGACGTGCTCGCCACCGACATCGATCCGGCCGGGGGAGTGCTTCTGGTCACCGGAAGCTCCAACGTGCCCGCCGGCAGCGGACTGACCGTCGAGATCCTCGACCAGCACCTCATCAGGGTCACCCTGACCCGGCCGTTGGAGTCGGGCACCACCAGCTTCGACTACACGGTGAGCAACGGGCTGGCCTCGGCCACCGGGACCGTCACGGTGATCCAGATCCCCGCGGCGACCACCAGGCAACCGCCCGTCGCGGCACCGGATTCGGTGTCGGTACGGGTCGGCGACACCATCGACATCCCGGTGCTCGCCAACGACGAACACCCGGACGGTGACCCGCTCACCCTGGACCCGGTCCTGTCGACCCCGCTGCCCGCCGGCGCCGGACTGCTCTTCGCCTCCGGCCGGGTGCTGCGTTACCTCGCGCCGGCCGGCACCGGAAACTTCACCGCCGTCTACAGGGTGAACGCCCCGGACGGCCAGTTCGCCAACGCCGAGGTGCACATCTCGGTGCGGGAGACCGACGCCGCCACGAACAACCCGCCGCTGCCGCCGACGGTGACCGCCCGGGTACTGGCGGGGGACACCGTGCGCATCCAGATCCCCCTCACCGGGATCGACCCTGACGGTGACTCCGTGCAGCTGCTCGGCCAGGAGACCAACCCCGACAAGGGCACCGTCACCGCCGTCGACGCCGACTCGCTCAGCTACCGGGCCGGCGACTACTCAGCGGGCACCGACACCTTCACCTACGCCGTCATCGACGCCCTCGGCGCCCGCGCCACCGGCACAGTGCGGGTAGGCATCAGCCCCCGCCCCGACGGCGCCCGCAACCCCGTCGCCGTACCCGACGAAGTGACGGTCCGGCCCGGATCGAGAGTATCGGTGCGGGTGCTCGGCAACGACTCCGACCCCGACGGCGGCACGCTGAACATCACCGCGGTCGAGGCGACCGGTGCCGGCGGTGCCGGCGACGGCGGATCCGGTCCCGCCGTGATCGACGGCAACGTGATCGTGGTGCGCGCCCCGAACGCCGCCGGCCGGTACGGCTTCGTCTACGAGATCCAGAACGAGCGAGGCGGCACCGGTTCGGCCTTCCTCACCGTTGTCGTGGCCGCCGACGCACCCCTGGCCCGCCCGGAGGCCGCCGACACCCGGCTGAGACTCTCGGACGTACTCGGCCGGAAAACCGTCGACGTTGACGTCCTCGCCAGGGTGTTCTTCGCCGAAGGGTCGGCGACGGCGTTGACCCTGGCCGTGCTGCCCGGTTACGACGGCACCGCGACCGTCACCGATTCCGCCCGCATCCGTGTCACCGTCACCAAGACCAGCCAGATCATCCCGTTCAGCGTCACCCACCCCCGCGACCCCGAGATCGTCGGATACGCCTTCGTGTGGGTGCCGGGAACCGACGACGCCCTCCCGCAACTACGGGCCGGCGCCGCCAAGCTCGTCGTGGCCAGTGAGGCCACCCTCGACATCGACATCAACGACTACGTCGTGGCCGTCGGCGACAAAACCGTGCAACTCACCGACCGCAATACCGTGCGGGCCACCCACGCCAACGGCGCCGAGCTCGCAACGGGAGCCAGAACCCTCGCCTTCACCAGCGCGGACCAATACTTCGGGCCCGCGTCGATCTCGTTCGAGGTGACCGACGGCGCAAACGCGACCGACCCTGCCGGACGCACCGCCACGATCGTGCTGCCGATCACCGTGACCCCGCGGGAGAATCAGCCGCCCGCCTTCGACGGGGCGGTGATCGACTTCGAACCCGGCCAGAGCAAGGTCATCGACCTGGCCAAGCTCACCTCTTACCCGTACCCTGAGGACCGCGACGAACTCGCCTTCACCGTGCTGGACCCGCTGCCGACCGGGTTCGGGCAGACGCTGAACGGCAGTCTGCTCACCGTGAACGCGCTCGAGGGCACACCGAAGGGCAGCACCAGCTCGCTGACCATCGGGGTGCGCGATGACCTCAGCACCGGTAAGGCGGGGCGCATCGAACTGCGCGTCGTGGCCTCCACCAGACCCCTCGCCCTGCCGGCAACGGATGCGGCCATCGTGCCCCGCGGGAGCAGCACGGTCATCGATGTGCTCGCCAACGACGGCGCCACCAACCCGTTCCCCGCCGTCGCCCTACGGGTGCTCGCGGTCCGCGGGCTCGACGCGGCAGGGCTGCCCGCCGGGGTGTCGATCACGCCCAGCGCCGACAGCAGCCGGCTCACCGTGCGGGTGTCCGCCGACGCGCAGCCCACCGACACCACCCTGCAATACCAGGTGGCCGATGCCACCAACGACCCCGACCGGTACACCTGGGGCACCGTGCGCGTGTCGGTGCAGGACGTTCCCGACGCCGTCACCGGGCTGCGCGCCACGGGCTTCGCCGACGGCCGGATCACCGTTGCCTTCAACCCCGGCGCCGCCAACAACTCGCCGCTCACCGGCTACCAGCTGACCCTCTCCGACGCCGCCTCCGGCCGCCCGCTCGGCAGCACGGTGTGCGCGGCCACCTCCTGCACCCTCGCCACCCCGGGGAACGGCCAGGACAACGCCGTGCGAGTGAGCGTCGCCGCGCAGAACGGCATCGGCACGGCGACGGCCGCGACCTTCGCCGCGCCGGTCTGGTCCGACGTGATCCCCACGGCGCCGACCGGGTTGACCGCAGTCCCCGACGACGGCGCCCTGCTGCTCGGCTGGGACGTCGTCCAACCGGCGGGCGGCGGCACCGGCATCCGTGGTTACCAGGTGAGCGTGGGCGGGGTCGCGCAACGCGAAGTAAGTGCCACCGGTTCGGCCTGCGGCGCCGCCCGGTGCACCCTGCGGGTGGACGGCCTGGCCAACGGGTCCAGCGTGGGGTACACGGTCAGCGCCCGCAACGACGCCTACCCCGCCCTGTCGACCTGGAACTCCGCCGCCGCCGCCGGAACACCGTACGGCGCGGCGCAGGCCGGCGGGATCACGGCCACGGCGACCAACGCCAGCGGCGCCGTCACGGTGAGTTGGGACGGCTTCGCCGACCGCGGTGACGCCATCGGGGGCTACTTCGTGCAGCGGATCAACGGCGGCTCCGTACCCACCGGCGCGCAGGCCTGTTCGGTGTCGACACCCGCACCCGGCACCCTCACCGCACCGGCCGTCGGCGGGGTGGTGCTCGACCAGAAGACCGTCCCGGCCGGCGGCCGCAGCGTCGTTTTCGACGGTCTGCTCGCCGACGACGGCAGTTACTCCTTCGTGGTCTGGGGCTACAACCGGGCCGGCTGCGCGGCGACCGCGGTGACCACGGTCCTGGTGCGCCCGGCGCCCGGCGCGATCAGCCAGGTGCAGGGCGCGATGGAGCAGCGGGGTGAGACCTGGGACTACCACCTCACCGGTGTGGGCCCGTCTGCCGGCGTCGATCACTACAACATCCGGGCCGCCGACGGCTCCGGCTCGGTGCAGCGTTTCGGCAGCAGCGCCTGGCCCCGGGAGCTGCTCGGACTGCCGTTCGGTTCTGCCGTCGCGTTCCAATTGCAGGCGTGCACGGTCTGGGGCTCCTGCGGCCCCTGGTCGGGCACCACCACCGCGCCGGAGCCATCCGTCAGTTTCACCGTGACCGGTCTGGCCTACGACGGCGCTGCCGGGCGGTTCTCCTGGACCGACGCACCCCGTAACGGGTCCCTCCCGGCGACCTTCGTGTGCTCGGTCGCCGGCCAGGCCGTGACCCCCGCCGACAGCGCGACCACCTGCACCCTGCCCGGCCCGCTGCCCGGCTCCGGCACCGTGCTGCTCACCGTCACGGTGAACGAGCGCACCTTCGACTACTCCCGCCCGATCCCGACGAAAGCGATCACCCCATGA
- a CDS encoding transglutaminase domain-containing protein — protein sequence MSGRFVLGNTVAVLAATGVAAAALWPVYQTGAFVLLVVVAAVVGCGIAILGAWRRWPAWLVGVCTIAGYLLIGVPLAVPGRALYGFLPSLTGLAELVPATALGWKQLVTIVLPVGSYQALLVPALILVLLSTVIGLSVALRCRAAEAALLGPVLLFVAGIALGPSQARTPTLLGLALFTLLVIWLLWLNLERRRGRLLVAPTSARMPAADRRMGAARAVVVAALALTVAILAGTVAAVALPPTASRDVLRTRVQAPFDARAYPSPLAAFRNYLQPDRADVVLFDVEGLPAGGRIRLATLDDYNGVVYAVGSADAAAAGPDSGTFTRLPYRLDQSAVRGDEVTLTVSIREYDGVWVPGIGALERIEFTGDGAAARRESFVYNDLGGTAAVLTGLENGDSYTSTAVVPAPAGDLADAVPGPAVLPAVTVLPDGLADTLAGVVRPGDSAGQNLQNMLDFLTSTGYVSHGTAGEPVSRSGHGADRLDELLDDQPMLGDAEQYAVTAALMARQLGFPARVVMGFLPAADNGAARVTGADVSAWIEVQTQADGWVALDPNPPVRDIPVSQPDDPAPIARPQTVLPPPAPETAEQPEPSQPESQTVDPPAAADPFWATVRLVVTITAWSLLGLGLLAAPFLAIVAAKWRRRRRRRLAARPIERIVGGWREFADSVTDHGVPVPPLATRTELARSVGGVRALWLAGEVDRADFAPTGAAGIDPDGIWVSVRELQNSLRSGLSRRDRLRAVISVRSFGRYAKRTAERDGRTKRTLWRAGERTKGPGQ from the coding sequence ATGAGCGGGCGCTTCGTCCTCGGCAACACCGTCGCGGTGCTGGCAGCCACCGGCGTGGCCGCCGCTGCCCTGTGGCCCGTCTACCAGACCGGCGCCTTCGTGCTTCTCGTCGTCGTCGCCGCGGTGGTCGGCTGCGGCATCGCCATCCTCGGCGCCTGGCGCCGCTGGCCGGCCTGGCTGGTTGGTGTCTGCACGATCGCCGGCTACCTCCTCATCGGTGTTCCGCTGGCCGTGCCCGGGCGGGCCCTGTACGGTTTTCTGCCGAGCCTGACCGGTTTGGCCGAGCTGGTGCCGGCCACCGCGCTCGGCTGGAAGCAACTCGTGACCATCGTGTTGCCTGTCGGCTCCTACCAGGCCCTGTTGGTGCCCGCGCTGATCCTGGTGCTGCTCAGCACGGTCATCGGGCTCTCGGTGGCCCTCCGCTGTCGGGCGGCGGAGGCGGCCCTGCTGGGGCCGGTGCTGCTCTTCGTGGCCGGCATCGCGCTCGGCCCCAGCCAGGCCAGGACGCCCACCCTGCTCGGCCTGGCGCTGTTCACCCTGCTGGTGATCTGGCTGCTGTGGCTGAACCTGGAGCGCCGCCGCGGTCGGCTGCTGGTGGCACCCACGTCGGCGCGGATGCCGGCGGCCGACCGGCGGATGGGGGCGGCCAGGGCGGTCGTCGTCGCAGCCCTGGCGCTCACGGTGGCGATCCTGGCCGGCACCGTCGCTGCCGTCGCCTTGCCGCCGACCGCCAGTCGCGATGTGCTGCGCACCAGGGTGCAGGCACCGTTCGACGCCCGGGCCTATCCCAGCCCGCTCGCAGCGTTCCGCAACTATCTGCAGCCGGACCGTGCCGACGTCGTTCTCTTCGATGTCGAGGGCCTGCCGGCCGGCGGACGCATCCGGTTGGCGACCCTCGATGACTACAACGGGGTGGTGTACGCGGTCGGCAGCGCGGATGCCGCGGCGGCCGGACCGGACTCCGGCACCTTCACCCGGCTGCCCTACCGGCTCGATCAAAGCGCGGTGCGCGGCGACGAGGTCACCCTGACCGTCTCGATCCGCGAATACGACGGCGTCTGGGTGCCGGGCATCGGCGCCCTGGAGCGGATCGAGTTCACCGGCGACGGCGCAGCCGCCCGCCGGGAGTCGTTCGTGTACAACGACCTCGGCGGCACCGCCGCGGTGTTGACCGGCCTCGAGAACGGCGACAGCTACACCAGCACCGCCGTCGTGCCGGCGCCGGCCGGCGACCTGGCCGACGCAGTGCCCGGGCCCGCTGTGCTGCCGGCCGTCACCGTGCTGCCGGACGGCCTCGCCGACACCCTGGCCGGCGTCGTCCGCCCCGGCGATTCGGCAGGTCAGAACCTGCAGAACATGCTCGACTTCCTCACCTCAACTGGCTACGTCAGCCACGGCACCGCCGGGGAACCGGTCAGCCGGTCCGGGCACGGCGCCGACCGCCTCGACGAACTCCTCGACGACCAGCCGATGCTCGGCGATGCCGAACAGTATGCGGTCACGGCGGCCCTGATGGCCCGGCAGCTCGGCTTCCCCGCCCGGGTGGTGATGGGTTTCCTGCCCGCCGCCGACAACGGCGCGGCCCGGGTGACCGGCGCGGACGTTTCGGCGTGGATCGAGGTGCAGACCCAGGCCGACGGCTGGGTGGCGCTGGACCCCAACCCGCCGGTGCGGGACATCCCGGTCAGCCAACCCGACGACCCAGCCCCCATCGCCCGCCCGCAGACCGTGCTGCCCCCGCCGGCGCCGGAGACCGCCGAGCAGCCCGAGCCCAGCCAACCGGAGAGCCAGACCGTCGACCCGCCGGCCGCCGCCGACCCGTTCTGGGCGACTGTGCGCCTGGTGGTCACCATCACGGCCTGGTCGTTGCTCGGCCTCGGCCTCCTGGCCGCACCGTTCTTGGCCATCGTTGCCGCCAAGTGGCGGCGCCGGCGCCGGCGCCGGCTGGCAGCACGGCCGATTGAGCGCATCGTCGGCGGCTGGCGGGAATTCGCCGACAGCGTGACCGACCACGGCGTACCCGTGCCGCCCCTGGCGACCCGCACCGAGCTGGCCCGGTCCGTCGGAGGGGTGCGCGCCCTGTGGCTGGCCGGGGAGGTGGACCGGGCCGACTTCGCCCCCACCGGGGCGGCCGGGATCGACCCCGACGGTATCTGGGTATCGGTGCGGGAGCTGCAGAACAGTCTGCGCTCCGGGCTCAGCCGTCGGGACCGCCTGCGCGCGGTCATCTCGGTGCGGTCGTTCGGTCGCTACGCTAAGAGAACGGCCGAGCGGGATGGCCGCACAAAGCGCACGCTCTGGAGAGCTGGCGAGAGGACGAAGGGACCGGGTCAGTGA
- a CDS encoding FHA domain-containing protein, giving the protein MTRKRADPRPSDTTIIQPLAPRSTVISVPLWPDGGSHPHGPASAGLPVTGLPAEGPARTGDALASAPAKVQPTRYTLQFSTGETVSVRGTGLIGRRPLPQPSERFDHLIQITDLGMSVSKSHLEFGQHDGEFWVNDRFSGNGTVVRRPPAPALRCEPGRRYLVARGARVEIGDQFFVVL; this is encoded by the coding sequence TTGACCCGCAAGCGCGCGGATCCCCGCCCCAGCGACACCACCATCATTCAGCCGCTCGCGCCGCGGTCCACGGTGATCTCGGTGCCGTTGTGGCCGGATGGCGGCAGTCACCCCCACGGGCCGGCCAGCGCCGGTCTGCCGGTCACCGGTCTCCCGGCCGAGGGTCCGGCCCGCACCGGCGACGCCCTCGCGTCGGCGCCCGCCAAGGTGCAGCCGACCCGGTACACCCTGCAGTTCAGCACCGGAGAGACGGTCTCGGTGCGCGGCACCGGCCTCATCGGCCGACGCCCGCTGCCCCAGCCGTCCGAACGGTTCGACCACCTGATCCAGATCACCGATCTGGGCATGTCGGTCTCCAAGAGCCACCTCGAGTTCGGCCAGCACGACGGCGAATTCTGGGTGAACGACCGGTTCTCGGGCAACGGCACGGTCGTGCGGCGCCCGCCGGCTCCTGCGCTGCGCTGCGAACCCGGCCGCCGGTACCTCGTCGCCCGCGGCGCCAGGGTCGAAATCGGCGACCAGTTCTTCGTGGTGCTCTAG